A window from Lachnoanaerobaculum umeaense encodes these proteins:
- a CDS encoding sugar ABC transporter permease, which yields MAKQFQSAKKKKMINNTIVHIILAVLAAIWLFPIFWVIMTSFRAETGSYVSTFLPQAFTLDNYKKLFNDTTILNFPQMFINTLFIAICSCVLSAFYVLAVSYCLSRIKFKLRKPYMNMAMVLGLFPGFMSMIAVYFILKSMGLTEGNLIKLALILCYSGGAGLGFQIAKGFFDTIPVAIDEAALLDGCTRWQIFYKVTLPLSKPIIVYTVLTAFMGPWLDFIFAKVICRANSDQYTIAIGLWKMLEKEYIDNWYTSFAAGAVLISIPIALLFLFMQKYYVDGISGAVKG from the coding sequence ATGGCAAAACAATTTCAGTCTGCAAAAAAGAAAAAAATGATAAACAATACTATTGTACATATTATTCTTGCAGTTTTAGCTGCTATCTGGCTTTTCCCAATATTTTGGGTAATAATGACAAGCTTTCGTGCAGAAACGGGATCATATGTATCAACCTTCTTACCACAGGCATTTACACTTGACAACTATAAAAAGTTATTTAATGATACAACTATTTTGAACTTTCCGCAGATGTTTATAAATACATTGTTTATAGCTATATGTTCATGTGTTTTGTCAGCATTCTATGTACTTGCAGTTTCATACTGTCTATCTAGAATCAAATTTAAACTGAGAAAGCCATATATGAATATGGCAATGGTGCTTGGACTGTTTCCGGGATTTATGTCCATGATCGCTGTTTACTTTATCTTAAAGTCTATGGGCCTTACCGAGGGTAATTTAATCAAATTGGCTCTTATTTTATGCTACTCAGGTGGTGCAGGACTTGGTTTCCAAATCGCAAAGGGATTCTTTGATACTATACCGGTAGCAATAGATGAGGCGGCACTTTTAGATGGATGTACAAGATGGCAGATTTTTTATAAAGTTACTTTGCCGCTTAGTAAGCCAATAATTGTATATACAGTTTTGACGGCTTTTATGGGACCATGGCTTGACTTTATTTTTGCAAAGGTTATATGTAGAGCTAATTCAGATCAGTATACAATAGCTATTGGACTTTGGAAGATGCTTGAAAAAGAATATATTGACAACTGGTATACAAGTTTTGCTGCAGGTGCAGTGCTTATTTCTATTCCTATAGCACTCTTGTTCTTATTTATGCAAAAATACTATGTAGATGGTATTTCAGGTGCAGTTAAGGGATAG
- a CDS encoding carbohydrate ABC transporter permease: protein MGLFKKRVNEFPTPYTCANAIKEGGLSTKLSMILMGFGNIVNGQIVKGLIYLLIEIAYIVFMAVNGIGFIAGLRTLGSVEQQEVWDEVKQIYTYTKGDQSILILLYGVAAILITVLMIVIWRGTLKSAYKAECLRKEGKHVNNFVEDLKTLLNENLYRLFMTPPTAFVFIFTILPLVFMICMAFTNYSRIDNHLMLFNWVGLDNFKTLFDSKSILGSTFWSVLAWTVIWAFFATFSNYIFGMILSLLINRKGTKAKGFWRFCFVLSCAVPMFVSLLIMRTMLQPEGAVNVLLRNLGLIANDASLPFFADPTWARVTVIIINVWVGVPYTLLQLTGVLQNIPEDLYEAARVDGANAIQTFTKITLPYMLYVTTPYLIVTFTGNINNFNVIYLLSGGDPVTDLSSTAGKTDLLVTWLYKLTIDKQYYNIGAVIGIMTFVILAIGALFTYRNSKSYKEEGGF, encoded by the coding sequence ATGGGTTTATTTAAAAAAAGAGTTAATGAATTTCCTACGCCATACACTTGCGCTAATGCAATAAAAGAAGGCGGATTATCAACAAAACTTTCCATGATTTTGATGGGATTTGGAAATATTGTCAACGGACAGATTGTTAAAGGACTTATATATCTTCTCATAGAGATTGCTTATATTGTCTTTATGGCAGTAAATGGAATAGGCTTTATAGCAGGTCTTCGCACACTTGGAAGTGTAGAGCAGCAGGAAGTGTGGGATGAAGTAAAGCAGATTTACACATATACAAAGGGTGATCAGTCTATACTTATATTGCTGTACGGTGTAGCCGCAATTTTAATTACCGTTCTTATGATAGTTATTTGGAGAGGTACATTAAAGAGCGCATACAAAGCTGAATGTCTTCGCAAAGAAGGTAAGCATGTAAATAACTTTGTAGAAGATTTGAAAACACTTTTAAATGAAAATTTATATCGTCTGTTTATGACACCGCCTACAGCATTTGTATTTATATTTACAATACTTCCATTGGTATTTATGATCTGTATGGCATTTACAAACTACAGCCGTATAGATAATCATCTAATGTTGTTTAATTGGGTTGGACTTGATAATTTCAAGACATTGTTTGATTCAAAAAGTATCCTTGGTAGTACATTCTGGTCAGTACTTGCATGGACAGTTATTTGGGCATTTTTTGCAACATTTAGTAACTATATTTTTGGTATGATTTTATCATTACTTATTAATAGAAAAGGAACAAAAGCTAAGGGATTTTGGAGATTTTGTTTTGTGCTTTCATGTGCAGTACCAATGTTCGTATCATTACTTATCATGCGTACAATGCTACAGCCTGAGGGTGCAGTAAATGTACTTCTTAGAAACCTTGGACTTATTGCAAATGATGCGAGCCTTCCATTTTTTGCTGATCCTACATGGGCAAGAGTTACAGTTATTATTATCAATGTTTGGGTTGGTGTACCATATACTTTGCTTCAGCTTACAGGTGTGCTACAGAATATACCTGAGGATCTTTATGAGGCTGCAAGAGTTGACGGAGCAAATGCAATACAGACTTTTACAAAGATTACATTGCCATATATGCTCTATGTTACAACACCTTATTTAATAGTTACATTTACAGGTAATATCAATAACTTTAATGTAATCTATCTTTTGTCAGGAGGAGATCCTGTTACAGACCTCTCTTCAACGGCAGGTAAGACAGACCTTTTGGTTACATGGCTTTATAAGCTAACAATTGATAAGCAGTATTACAATATCGGTGCTGTCATCGGCATTATGACATTTGTTATTTTGGCAATTGGTGCACTATTCACCTATAGAAATAGTAAATCATATAAGGAAGAGGGAGGATTCTAA
- a CDS encoding extracellular solute-binding protein, with product MVRSLKRFLTGIMALTLCTGLTGCGNSKSLGGVEKVRLMVWSPSEDQSKDSGEWLQTMCKNFANEHPEWDITFVYGVADEATAADQVSQDPEASADVFMYANDRINNLIDAKAIARFGGKYKEAIESTNSNEVLNSVTVNNELYGVPFTTNTWYMFYDKSVFSDDDVKNLDTMLKKGMVSFPLVNSWYLPSFYLGNGCTLFGNENDESKGVDFGGDKAVDVTNYVIDLAANPNFKIDADGSALAGLRNGSVSAMFTGSWEANPIKKALGDNMGVVSLPTYTINGEQKQMLAYAGSKAIGVNSHSEHMEQAVALAVYLGGLDAQKAHYEMRNVIPCNTELLKDPKISSDALVLAQNNTFNSTSILQPFVPAMSNCWSPVENMGKGIRNKSVTHDNAKEQTEAMNDAMNSNGIN from the coding sequence ATGGTAAGAAGTCTTAAAAGATTTCTAACAGGAATCATGGCTTTGACTCTGTGCACCGGACTTACCGGATGTGGTAATAGCAAGAGTTTAGGTGGGGTCGAGAAGGTCAGGCTAATGGTTTGGTCACCATCAGAAGATCAGTCAAAAGACAGTGGTGAGTGGCTTCAGACAATGTGTAAAAATTTTGCGAATGAACACCCGGAGTGGGATATCACATTTGTCTATGGGGTTGCAGATGAGGCAACAGCTGCGGATCAGGTATCTCAGGATCCGGAGGCAAGTGCGGATGTATTTATGTATGCAAATGACCGTATAAATAATCTTATAGATGCAAAAGCAATAGCAAGATTTGGTGGTAAGTATAAAGAAGCAATCGAGTCAACCAACTCAAACGAGGTCTTGAATTCAGTTACAGTAAATAATGAACTCTATGGTGTGCCATTTACAACAAATACTTGGTATATGTTCTATGACAAGTCAGTATTTTCTGATGATGATGTGAAAAATCTTGATACAATGTTAAAGAAGGGAATGGTATCTTTCCCGCTTGTAAATTCTTGGTATCTTCCTTCATTTTATCTTGGAAATGGATGTACACTATTTGGAAATGAAAATGATGAGTCAAAGGGTGTTGACTTTGGAGGAGACAAGGCTGTAGATGTTACAAATTATGTTATAGACCTTGCAGCAAATCCTAATTTCAAAATTGATGCTGACGGTTCTGCACTTGCGGGGCTTCGTAACGGCAGCGTGAGTGCAATGTTTACAGGTTCTTGGGAGGCTAATCCTATTAAGAAAGCTCTTGGAGATAATATGGGAGTTGTTTCGCTACCTACCTATACTATTAACGGGGAGCAAAAGCAGATGCTTGCATATGCAGGTTCCAAGGCAATTGGAGTAAACTCACATAGTGAGCATATGGAACAGGCAGTTGCACTTGCAGTATACCTTGGTGGATTGGATGCACAGAAAGCACACTATGAGATGAGAAATGTTATACCATGTAATACTGAACTTTTGAAGGATCCTAAGATTTCATCGGATGCTCTTGTTTTGGCACAGAATAATACTTTCAATAGTACTTCAATTCTTCAGCCGTTTGTACCAGCTATGAGTAATTGCTGGAGTCCTGTTGAAAACATGGGTAAGGGAATCAGAAATAAGAGCGTGACACATGATAATGCTAAAGAACAGACAGAAGCAATGAATGACGCAATGAACAGTAATGGAATAAATTAA